One genomic segment of uncultured Fibrobacter sp. includes these proteins:
- a CDS encoding fibro-slime domain-containing protein, with protein MKRCLSVMACAALACSAAWAGQKHFFMLVPPDMEEWVASAPMISTDGGVTGKPMTAYGYLCGWYEYTFADNEATDNVVIFRDDDATREDMLGVNGNWETGSAATPISLKTIFSMVDSLFFVPDESQKTNADGFYYNVSEVTSIEGICSYELSWIVYDSDAKLHPAFSCYSAGGEGCQFGAQDVDTTAAVKAVNDCIGVTPGIVESTLDATTKKPKLTAEGKKCFIDEKYFNQLFNYTENVNEMSCYDMPVLHMQQGGWWEFNSDYYIAPGTQALGGFFPVETTTDETVKLAGPDQTPVAAARTKRDAEGPVFYGPSLRKLDSLEGVPVMDLLCNGPGWNKGLDCEGMFADGGTTEAFVQTAFNLPKTYPENCVFGWSCETTAPEGWQFYKNGTDTPVQKQVDPTGYRWTSTVKADGTGGRNHHFCYETHAKFTYKPGLRLALRGSDDIWAFIDNKLAIDLGGVHLDAPGYVSLDAFKGASGTLVDGNMYDVDIFACDRRTTMSNLQIRTNMFMQSLNDVAIQIKSAKNAEKPAESDYSICYTRMTGTCGISGEPETICIDTSTVHKFTQVSYTLVNGVSLTDSIVDGFKDLSTPGVYHGGIDLTNIASPVVDKSKINLPEGRYTLFVNIDGKSAKVMTFRIGTDVIKPVARIAGASFTVKNSLPQALTITVTNSAAKYAVMDLQGRVVRQGMLAGAETVVPNLNPGSYIVKVARETRRVNVR; from the coding sequence ATGAAAAGATGTTTGTCTGTTATGGCTTGTGCCGCTTTGGCGTGTTCTGCGGCATGGGCTGGTCAAAAGCATTTCTTTATGTTGGTTCCACCCGATATGGAAGAATGGGTGGCATCGGCTCCCATGATCAGTACCGATGGTGGTGTAACCGGTAAGCCAATGACGGCTTACGGATATCTGTGCGGCTGGTACGAGTACACGTTTGCCGACAATGAAGCTACTGATAACGTGGTGATTTTCCGCGATGATGATGCAACGCGCGAAGATATGCTCGGTGTGAACGGCAACTGGGAAACTGGTTCGGCGGCAACCCCGATTTCTTTGAAAACGATCTTTAGTATGGTTGATTCTCTGTTTTTTGTGCCGGATGAATCACAAAAGACCAATGCAGACGGTTTCTATTATAACGTAAGCGAAGTGACTTCGATAGAGGGTATCTGTTCGTATGAATTGTCTTGGATTGTATACGATTCCGATGCCAAGTTGCACCCGGCATTCTCTTGCTATTCGGCCGGTGGTGAAGGTTGCCAGTTTGGTGCACAGGATGTCGATACGACGGCAGCTGTTAAGGCTGTGAACGATTGTATTGGAGTGACTCCGGGAATCGTGGAATCGACGCTTGATGCGACGACTAAGAAACCGAAATTGACTGCAGAAGGCAAGAAATGCTTTATTGACGAAAAGTATTTTAACCAGCTGTTCAATTATACTGAAAATGTGAACGAAATGAGCTGCTATGACATGCCTGTTTTACACATGCAACAAGGTGGCTGGTGGGAATTCAACTCCGATTACTATATAGCTCCCGGAACACAGGCTCTCGGTGGATTCTTCCCGGTAGAAACAACGACGGATGAGACTGTGAAACTTGCCGGCCCGGACCAAACTCCTGTTGCGGCAGCCCGTACCAAGCGTGATGCCGAGGGTCCGGTGTTCTACGGTCCTTCGCTCAGAAAACTCGACTCTCTGGAAGGCGTTCCTGTAATGGATTTGTTGTGCAATGGCCCAGGTTGGAATAAGGGACTTGACTGTGAAGGCATGTTTGCCGATGGTGGAACCACCGAAGCATTTGTCCAAACGGCCTTTAATTTGCCGAAAACGTATCCGGAAAATTGTGTGTTTGGCTGGAGTTGTGAAACGACTGCTCCTGAGGGTTGGCAGTTCTATAAGAATGGAACAGATACCCCTGTGCAGAAGCAGGTGGATCCTACAGGATATCGCTGGACATCTACGGTTAAAGCCGATGGAACTGGTGGACGCAACCATCATTTCTGCTATGAAACACATGCCAAGTTTACCTACAAGCCGGGACTTCGCTTAGCTCTTCGCGGTAGCGATGACATTTGGGCGTTCATCGACAATAAGCTTGCAATTGATTTGGGCGGTGTCCACCTGGATGCTCCGGGTTACGTGAGCCTTGATGCGTTCAAGGGCGCGAGCGGAACGCTTGTGGATGGCAATATGTATGACGTAGATATTTTCGCTTGCGACCGTCGTACTACCATGAGCAACCTCCAGATTAGAACGAATATGTTCATGCAATCCTTGAACGATGTTGCTATTCAAATCAAGTCTGCCAAGAACGCGGAAAAGCCGGCGGAATCTGATTACTCCATCTGCTATACAAGGATGACTGGAACATGTGGCATCAGTGGAGAACCGGAGACAATTTGCATTGACACTTCCACGGTTCATAAGTTCACTCAGGTTTCATACACGCTTGTCAATGGAGTTTCTCTGACGGATTCGATTGTTGATGGCTTTAAGGATCTTTCTACTCCGGGCGTCTATCACGGAGGCATTGACCTTACAAATATTGCGTCGCCTGTAGTTGACAAGTCCAAGATTAACCTGCCGGAAGGTCGCTATACCTTGTTTGTCAATATTGATGGTAAATCGGCAAAGGTTATGACGTTCCGTATCGGTACTGATGTGATCAAGCCTGTTGCCCGCATTGCTGGCGCAAGCTTTACCGTGAAGAACAGTCTGCCGCAGGCCCTTACGATTACTGTAACGAATTCTGCTGCTAAGTATGCTGTGATGGATTTGCAGGGACGTGTGGTGCGTCAGGGCATGCTCGCTGGTGCTGAAACGGTGGTGCCGAACCTCAATCCGGGTTCGTACATCGTGAAGGTCGCCCGCGAAACCCGCCGCGTGAATGTGCGCTAA
- a CDS encoding AzlC family ABC transporter permease has translation MKFSNGVKDGLPIGLGYFAVSFSFGIAGSKLLSWPLVTFISMTNLTSAGQFAGLQIMSDAAGTFIEMAIATFFINLRYSLMAISLSQKVAPSFGTFKRLMLATGITDEIYALAVSQSEPVTARYFAGLMVLPYIGWSSGTLCGAICGEILPAVVTNALGVALYGMFVAIVVPQMKAHRPTLVAVLIAIACSLAFKYVPALSGVTVGFAIIICALVASLVGAAIFPVKDEEESCT, from the coding sequence ATGAAATTTTCAAATGGTGTAAAAGACGGACTTCCGATTGGACTGGGCTACTTTGCGGTGTCGTTTTCGTTCGGAATTGCCGGCTCCAAGTTGCTTTCTTGGCCGCTGGTCACCTTTATTTCGATGACGAATCTTACCTCGGCGGGGCAGTTTGCGGGGCTGCAGATTATGTCCGATGCCGCGGGGACTTTTATTGAGATGGCAATTGCCACGTTCTTTATCAATTTGCGTTATAGCCTGATGGCGATTTCTTTGTCGCAAAAGGTGGCGCCGAGTTTCGGCACGTTCAAGCGCCTGATGCTGGCAACCGGAATCACCGACGAAATTTATGCGCTTGCTGTAAGCCAGAGTGAACCTGTGACGGCACGTTATTTTGCTGGCCTTATGGTGCTTCCGTATATCGGCTGGTCTTCGGGTACTTTGTGCGGTGCCATTTGTGGCGAAATCTTGCCTGCGGTCGTGACGAATGCTTTGGGTGTTGCTCTGTACGGAATGTTTGTGGCGATTGTGGTGCCGCAAATGAAGGCTCACCGCCCGACTTTGGTTGCCGTGTTGATTGCAATTGCTTGCAGCCTTGCATTCAAATACGTTCCTGCTCTGAGCGGTGTGACGGTCGGTTTTGCGATTATCATTTGTGCGCTTGTGGCCTCGCTCGTGGGAGCGGCAATCTTCCCGGTTAAAGACGAGGAGGAATCATGCACTTAA
- a CDS encoding cellulase family glycosylhydrolase: MAIRFSAKMLGLSVLAAGFISLSSAAVTPTRVGPVSQYGQLQAGKNSQNYGRIYGSCKGVTAGNEVAVQGMSLFWSMASGDEGPAYWNGKTISGFVEKQNIQLIRGPVGVDGDWQNGNGNYFTNTNFHRNLMDSVVTAAIKNDIYVIVDFHSHCAEQITSNAQSFFSYMAEKWGGYDNVIFEIYNEPKNNCSDSWFDLSGAQNYWKEKIVPYAKTIIKTIRTYSDNLIVVGTPYYDQYTNAALVEPLNDANVAYSFHYYAGDDPYRHKTDDQGARAEKAMQGGLSVFVTEWGNSAPSGNGGFNKDYSSTWYQWMTKNQLSGANWSVSNKNETASYFSGGAWNYSESGNWVNENVFAPIRNKVYTACAVTPASSSSSVVSSSSVASSSSVQSSSSVVSSSSVVSSSSIQSSSSAKSSSSVASSSSVVSSSSIASSSSIASSSSVESSSSEVILESSSSVAFSSSIQSSSSEVASSSSEEPAVSSSSEESSSSEVVVESSSSVESSSSEPESSNSSVESSSSAESSSSSEEPVESSSSASPVISSSSEESSSSEAVVESSSSVESSSSEVLVSSSSEEVPSSSSAVLAVVVVGELVQSIAQGGNFETVTFDDVVSYARKSWNLHFLKMEQSGNQVTISGSVPSYIQPGSYSETIELNGEKYEIKLTVENTTIAAAPVSNSILLSIEGRMLHVGGAAWADVNVFDMQGRPVVGFKQVSASVALDMLRQGNYIVRVRSGSNSLTRQISIK, from the coding sequence ATGGCAATCAGATTTAGTGCAAAAATGCTTGGCTTGAGCGTGCTCGCTGCAGGGTTTATTTCTCTTTCGTCCGCTGCCGTGACACCTACCCGCGTGGGTCCGGTAAGCCAGTACGGTCAGCTGCAGGCCGGCAAGAACTCTCAGAACTATGGCCGCATTTACGGTAGCTGTAAGGGCGTGACCGCCGGTAACGAAGTTGCTGTGCAGGGCATGAGCCTTTTCTGGAGCATGGCTAGTGGTGACGAAGGTCCGGCTTATTGGAACGGAAAAACGATTTCGGGATTTGTAGAAAAACAGAACATCCAATTGATCCGTGGCCCTGTCGGTGTTGATGGCGATTGGCAAAATGGAAACGGAAACTATTTTACGAATACGAATTTCCATAGGAATTTAATGGACTCGGTGGTAACGGCCGCCATTAAAAACGATATCTATGTGATTGTCGATTTCCATAGTCATTGTGCAGAACAGATTACGAGTAACGCGCAGTCGTTCTTTAGCTATATGGCTGAAAAATGGGGCGGCTATGACAACGTGATTTTTGAAATCTACAACGAGCCCAAGAACAATTGTTCTGACAGCTGGTTTGACCTGAGCGGAGCGCAAAACTACTGGAAAGAAAAAATTGTCCCTTATGCAAAAACGATTATCAAAACAATTCGTACTTATTCCGACAACCTGATTGTGGTGGGAACTCCATACTATGATCAGTATACCAATGCAGCTCTTGTTGAACCGCTCAATGATGCTAACGTGGCATATTCGTTCCACTACTATGCGGGTGATGATCCGTATCGTCACAAGACTGATGATCAGGGTGCTAGGGCAGAAAAGGCGATGCAAGGCGGACTTTCGGTCTTCGTGACCGAATGGGGTAATTCTGCACCGAGTGGCAATGGTGGCTTTAACAAAGATTATAGCAGTACTTGGTATCAGTGGATGACCAAGAACCAGTTGTCAGGTGCAAACTGGTCTGTATCGAACAAGAATGAAACGGCTTCCTATTTTAGTGGTGGTGCCTGGAATTATTCGGAAAGTGGTAATTGGGTGAATGAAAATGTGTTTGCTCCGATTCGCAACAAGGTGTACACGGCCTGCGCTGTAACGCCTGCGTCGTCTAGCTCCAGCGTAGTCTCTTCTTCTAGCGTTGCATCCTCCAGCTCTGTCCAGTCTTCTAGCTCGGTTGTTTCTTCTTCGAGCGTCGTCTCTTCTAGTTCCATTCAGTCCTCTAGTTCTGCAAAGTCCTCTTCGAGTGTGGCGTCTAGCAGCTCTGTAGTTTCTTCGAGCTCTATTGCCTCGTCTTCAAGCATTGCATCTTCCAGCTCTGTGGAATCTAGTAGCAGCGAAGTGATTTTGGAAAGTTCTTCCAGCGTCGCATTCTCCAGTTCTATTCAGTCCTCTAGCTCTGAGGTTGCGTCTTCTAGTTCTGAAGAGCCTGCAGTAAGCAGCAGCTCTGAAGAATCCAGCAGCAGCGAAGTGGTTGTGGAAAGTTCTTCCAGCGTAGAATCTTCTAGCTCTGAACCGGAATCGTCGAACAGCAGTGTCGAATCTAGCTCTAGCGCTGAATCCAGCTCCAGTTCCGAAGAACCGGTGGAGTCTAGCTCTAGCGCATCGCCTGTCATAAGCAGCAGCTCCGAAGAATCCAGCAGCAGCGAAGCGGTTGTAGAAAGTTCTTCTAGTGTAGAATCCTCTAGCTCTGAGGTGCTCGTTTCTTCAAGTTCCGAAGAGGTGCCGAGCAGCTCGTCTGCAGTCCTCGCCGTCGTTGTGGTGGGCGAACTGGTTCAGAGCATTGCCCAGGGCGGTAATTTCGAAACGGTCACGTTCGATGATGTTGTCTCTTATGCCCGCAAGAGTTGGAATCTCCACTTCTTGAAGATGGAACAGTCGGGTAACCAGGTGACGATTTCGGGTTCTGTGCCGAGTTACATTCAGCCTGGTTCTTACAGCGAAACTATTGAACTCAATGGCGAAAAGTACGAAATCAAGCTCACGGTTGAAAACACCACCATCGCAGCTGCGCCGGTGTCGAATTCGATCTTGCTCTCTATCGAAGGCCGCATGCTCCATGTGGGCGGTGCTGCTTGGGCCGATGTCAATGTATTCGATATGCAGGGTCGCCCGGTTGTAGGCTTTAAGCAGGTGAGCGCCTCCGTTGCTCTCGACATGCTCCGCCAGGGCAACTACATCGTGCGCGTGCGTTCGGGTTCCAACAGCCTGACTCGCCAGATTTCGATCAAGTAA
- a CDS encoding MATE family efflux transporter has translation MQVQVKDRSLLSLSWPLFITFGIATCQPMMDSWFLSRTSESAAAGVGALMPVLGALFMAINAFAQAGASIASQFIGAERPRQAGTTQTMVLLGSLLLGIAITLVIIPLNNQIVSWMGLTGDAAHHARDFLHIVSIGFAFRALQSTLTSLIATHGLTVWNLFGNIITIISNAIMNVIFLNGYLGFPQMGVKGVALATMLSWLIAASILFLILRIKVHHKIRRTDFKRSRVILPDWIRIGFPAAVEPVSFQIFQVVLTAIVVHLGIIAMTARIFSANFAMLAVILSVGLSSGNQILVAHLVGAHDFDKANRRLHQSLIAGSASGLIVAIIVAIFGTQLLSFYTSDPEVIRLGKLCLWCDVILQPFKAANMVITSALRASGDSKFPAIVGSAMMWTCGLGTALLLAFGLNLGLVGIWLGMASDEFYRSIVNYIRWRGGKWKQYGVV, from the coding sequence ATGCAGGTGCAAGTCAAGGACCGTTCCCTATTAAGCCTTTCGTGGCCGCTGTTCATTACCTTCGGCATCGCCACGTGCCAGCCCATGATGGACAGCTGGTTCCTGTCGCGTACGTCGGAATCGGCAGCGGCGGGCGTGGGGGCATTAATGCCCGTGCTGGGCGCGCTCTTTATGGCTATCAACGCATTCGCCCAGGCAGGGGCGAGCATCGCCTCGCAATTCATTGGGGCAGAACGCCCCAGGCAAGCAGGCACCACCCAGACTATGGTGTTGTTGGGCAGCCTCTTGTTAGGCATTGCAATCACGCTGGTTATAATTCCCCTAAACAACCAGATTGTAAGCTGGATGGGGCTTACCGGCGATGCCGCCCACCACGCCCGCGACTTCTTGCATATCGTCTCTATCGGTTTTGCGTTCCGCGCCCTGCAATCCACCCTCACGTCCTTAATTGCGACCCACGGTCTTACCGTATGGAACCTGTTCGGAAACATCATCACGATTATTTCGAACGCCATCATGAACGTGATCTTTTTGAACGGATACCTCGGGTTCCCCCAGATGGGCGTGAAGGGCGTGGCGCTTGCCACCATGCTTTCGTGGCTGATTGCCGCAAGCATCCTGTTCCTGATTTTGCGAATCAAGGTCCACCACAAGATTCGCCGTACCGACTTCAAGCGTTCCCGTGTGATTCTGCCCGACTGGATCCGCATCGGATTCCCCGCCGCGGTTGAGCCTGTTAGCTTCCAGATTTTCCAAGTCGTGCTGACAGCGATTGTGGTGCACTTGGGCATTATCGCCATGACCGCCCGCATCTTTAGTGCGAACTTCGCCATGCTCGCCGTTATCTTGAGCGTGGGCCTGAGCAGCGGAAACCAGATTCTCGTGGCCCACCTCGTAGGCGCCCACGATTTTGACAAGGCGAACCGCCGACTCCACCAGAGCCTGATTGCCGGAAGCGCCAGCGGGCTCATCGTGGCCATCATCGTGGCCATCTTTGGCACCCAGTTGCTTTCGTTCTACACCAGCGACCCCGAAGTCATTCGCCTGGGTAAGCTCTGCCTGTGGTGCGACGTGATTCTGCAGCCCTTCAAGGCCGCGAACATGGTCATCACCTCGGCCCTCCGCGCCTCAGGTGATTCCAAGTTCCCCGCCATCGTAGGCTCGGCCATGATGTGGACCTGCGGCCTGGGCACCGCCCTCCTGCTCGCCTTCGGCCTCAACCTCGGCCTCGTGGGCATCTGGCTCGGCATGGCCTCCGACGAATTCTACCGCTCCATTGTCAACTACATCCGTTGGCGCGGCGGTAAATGGAAACAATACGGCGTGGTTTGA
- a CDS encoding AzlD domain-containing protein: protein MHLRDYFLFLLVMAGVTYLLRAVPFVLLKGKIKSRFWRSFLAYVPYTVLAAMTVPAILYSTDSKLSGACALVAAVVASLLGLGLVGVAVVACVTVLGVDGIMLLV, encoded by the coding sequence ATGCACTTAAGAGATTACTTCTTGTTCCTGCTCGTGATGGCTGGCGTAACCTACTTGTTGCGTGCAGTGCCGTTCGTGCTTTTGAAGGGTAAAATCAAGAGCCGTTTCTGGCGTTCCTTCTTGGCGTATGTGCCGTATACGGTGCTTGCCGCCATGACTGTGCCTGCGATTCTTTATTCGACCGATAGCAAACTTTCGGGCGCATGCGCCCTGGTGGCGGCAGTCGTCGCTTCGCTCCTTGGCCTTGGGCTGGTGGGCGTTGCCGTGGTCGCTTGCGTGACTGTGCTCGGCGTCGACGGCATTATGCTGTTGGTGTAA
- a CDS encoding MATE family efflux transporter, with the protein MSKLNSERLNSFGSASIPKLVLQFSVPAIISMLVNALYNVVDRFFVGQGVGSLGIAGITLCFPIFLFMMAMSMMVGVGGNTLFAIRLGQKKYIQASIILNNSFSLLILMAIGAFTLGEIFMEPLLKLFGASEQTLPVASSYMRIILCGAIFQTIAPGMNHFIRSMGHPKTAMFREIAGAVTNIILDYLFIMKFHWGIEGAAWATIASQLVASALITQFFVKKSSPIKIRWRHMKLHAAYVRKIYILGLPPSVMQICNSLMNAILAWSLTTYGNISVQAVGTLSGGDMAISAFGITNSIVSIIILPLLGFVHGTQPIIGYNYGARLNNRVKETLKFAFIYAGSFMFVTWAILMWQAETFVAPFAPNDPELITLSAWAMRIFAAAFFMIPFGMVSGNFFQGTGKAFRAMFLNACRQVILLIPFLLILPHFFELKGVFMAQPIADTGAAIIGLAMLWHELKKLK; encoded by the coding sequence ATGTCTAAACTGAATTCCGAGCGCCTTAATTCCTTTGGTTCTGCAAGTATCCCTAAACTGGTCCTGCAGTTCTCGGTTCCTGCCATCATCAGCATGCTGGTGAACGCCCTTTACAACGTAGTGGACCGTTTCTTTGTGGGCCAAGGCGTCGGCAGTCTCGGCATTGCAGGCATTACGCTCTGTTTTCCGATTTTCCTGTTCATGATGGCCATGTCCATGATGGTGGGCGTGGGCGGCAATACGCTTTTTGCCATCCGCCTCGGGCAAAAGAAGTACATCCAGGCAAGCATCATTCTGAACAACTCCTTTTCGCTCCTGATTCTGATGGCGATTGGAGCCTTCACGCTGGGCGAAATCTTCATGGAGCCCCTGCTAAAGTTGTTCGGTGCAAGCGAGCAAACCTTGCCTGTGGCCAGCAGCTACATGCGCATCATTCTGTGCGGGGCAATCTTCCAGACAATTGCCCCCGGCATGAACCACTTTATCCGTTCGATGGGCCACCCGAAAACGGCCATGTTCCGCGAAATCGCGGGTGCTGTCACGAACATCATTCTCGACTACCTCTTTATCATGAAATTCCACTGGGGTATCGAGGGTGCCGCCTGGGCAACCATCGCATCGCAGCTGGTAGCATCGGCTCTCATTACGCAGTTCTTTGTCAAGAAATCATCGCCGATCAAGATTCGCTGGCGCCATATGAAGTTGCACGCCGCCTACGTGCGTAAGATTTATATTCTCGGTTTACCGCCTTCCGTGATGCAGATTTGCAACAGCCTGATGAACGCGATACTCGCCTGGAGCCTGACCACCTACGGAAACATTAGCGTGCAGGCAGTAGGCACACTTTCGGGTGGCGATATGGCAATCTCTGCTTTCGGCATTACAAACAGCATCGTTTCGATTATCATTCTGCCGCTCCTCGGATTCGTTCACGGCACCCAGCCGATTATCGGCTACAACTACGGCGCACGCCTCAACAACCGCGTCAAGGAAACACTCAAGTTCGCCTTTATTTATGCGGGCAGTTTCATGTTTGTCACCTGGGCAATCCTCATGTGGCAAGCCGAAACATTCGTGGCACCGTTTGCACCGAACGATCCTGAACTCATCACGCTTTCGGCCTGGGCCATGCGCATTTTTGCAGCCGCCTTCTTTATGATTCCCTTCGGCATGGTTTCGGGGAACTTTTTCCAGGGTACAGGAAAGGCATTCAGGGCCATGTTCCTGAATGCCTGCCGTCAAGTGATTTTACTGATTCCGTTCCTGCTGATACTGCCCCACTTCTTTGAACTCAAGGGCGTATTCATGGCGCAGCCCATTGCCGACACGGGAGCCGCCATTATTGGGCTCGCCATGCTTTGGCATGAACTGAAAAAGTTAAAATAG
- a CDS encoding biotin--[acetyl-CoA-carboxylase] ligase yields the protein MFSKERTFNDWKLGGFGSAPAFLFDSIESTHSLMKARAAAGEIEPGTLFVADTQTAGHGRHERTWVSPAGQNLYFNILIPLDGIPLASAPQVTQVAALTFAEVFKSLQDDANAQGLGNQRVGKITVKWPNDILCGKSKFCGILAEIVYAPSASGAPKPAISMGVGINVNSSPLDYAHLGRAVTTLKEICGQTINREKLLQMLIANLERALGQFRAFGIRPWVAAWKRMDQFIGARGTIVVNNHCTDQNRNSGAGAIKKTGTILDMQDDGSLLFKCDDGTTETVYSADLEI from the coding sequence ATGTTCTCCAAAGAAAGAACCTTTAACGACTGGAAACTCGGCGGATTCGGAAGCGCACCCGCATTTCTTTTTGACAGCATTGAAAGCACTCACAGTTTAATGAAGGCCCGCGCTGCAGCAGGCGAAATTGAACCGGGAACATTGTTTGTGGCCGACACGCAAACAGCAGGACACGGACGTCACGAACGCACCTGGGTCTCCCCCGCCGGGCAAAATCTTTACTTCAATATTCTGATTCCGCTTGACGGAATTCCACTTGCATCGGCTCCGCAAGTCACGCAGGTCGCGGCCCTCACCTTTGCCGAAGTTTTCAAGAGCCTGCAAGACGACGCCAACGCGCAAGGACTCGGAAACCAACGCGTCGGAAAAATCACAGTCAAGTGGCCCAACGACATTCTTTGCGGCAAAAGCAAGTTCTGCGGAATTTTGGCGGAGATTGTATACGCACCGTCTGCATCAGGGGCGCCGAAACCAGCGATTAGCATGGGAGTGGGCATCAACGTCAACAGTAGCCCTCTCGATTACGCGCACCTGGGCCGCGCCGTCACCACGCTCAAGGAAATTTGCGGTCAAACAATCAATCGCGAAAAACTCTTGCAAATGCTTATCGCAAACCTTGAACGCGCCCTCGGGCAGTTCCGCGCTTTCGGCATTCGCCCGTGGGTTGCCGCCTGGAAACGCATGGACCAGTTCATCGGCGCACGCGGCACCATCGTAGTCAACAACCACTGCACCGACCAAAACCGCAACAGCGGCGCAGGCGCTATCAAAAAAACAGGCACCATCCTCGACATGCAAGATGATGGAAGCCTGTTATTCAAATGCGACGACGGTACAACAGAAACCGTCTATTCCGCTGACTTGGAAATATAG
- the mltG gene encoding endolytic transglycosylase MltG, with translation MKKILLILAIILALLGTFLTVNLKSRMGATAENAQTALIEVPKGSSPSKVFQILKQNGIWSDDLAFRLTMKRLNPSLKAGWFEIPAGLTLPQVLAIIESGKVAVRRVTIPEGRASWEIPAYIKKAYPDFDENRWNKLVQDPKFARSLGVEANSLEGYLLPDTYPFPIDADEETILKHMVAANLKVRDEMEKRPGSMWKTLGSWHKVLTLASVVEEETGIPEERPLIAGVFHNRLRIGMPLGADPTVRFIFRNLTGPIYKSQLNSNSPYNTRKFKGLMPGPISNPGRKAIEAALFPATTDALYFVAKDDGSMTHFFSSNLADHNKYKDVAAKNRGE, from the coding sequence ATGAAGAAGATTTTACTTATTTTGGCCATCATTTTGGCACTTTTGGGCACTTTTTTGACCGTAAACCTCAAGTCCAGGATGGGGGCAACGGCTGAAAACGCCCAAACAGCCCTCATCGAGGTCCCCAAAGGGAGCTCTCCCTCTAAAGTTTTCCAAATCCTAAAACAGAATGGAATTTGGAGCGACGACCTCGCCTTCCGGTTGACCATGAAAAGGTTGAACCCGAGCCTCAAGGCCGGCTGGTTCGAAATTCCCGCAGGCCTCACACTGCCACAGGTACTCGCCATTATCGAAAGCGGCAAGGTCGCCGTACGCCGCGTGACCATTCCCGAGGGTCGCGCCTCGTGGGAAATCCCGGCCTATATAAAGAAGGCCTACCCCGACTTTGACGAGAACCGCTGGAACAAGCTCGTCCAAGACCCGAAGTTCGCCCGCTCGCTCGGAGTCGAGGCCAACTCCCTGGAAGGCTACCTGCTCCCCGACACCTACCCCTTCCCGATTGACGCCGACGAAGAGACCATCCTGAAGCACATGGTGGCCGCGAACCTCAAGGTCCGCGACGAAATGGAAAAGCGCCCGGGCTCCATGTGGAAGACCCTCGGCAGCTGGCACAAGGTGCTCACGCTTGCAAGCGTGGTCGAAGAAGAAACCGGCATTCCCGAAGAACGCCCGCTGATTGCAGGTGTGTTCCACAACCGCCTGCGCATTGGCATGCCGCTCGGGGCAGACCCCACGGTGCGGTTCATTTTCAGGAACCTGACCGGCCCGATTTACAAGAGCCAGCTGAACAGCAACAGCCCCTACAACACCCGCAAATTCAAGGGACTCATGCCGGGTCCGATTTCGAACCCGGGCCGCAAGGCAATTGAAGCAGCGCTGTTCCCGGCCACGACCGACGCCCTTTACTTTGTTGCAAAAGACGACGGTTCCATGACGCATTTCTTTAGCTCCAACTTGGCCGACCACAACAAGTATAAGGACGTTGCCGCCAAGAACCGTGGGGAGTAA